A genomic window from Leptolyngbya sp. BL0902 includes:
- a CDS encoding RNA polymerase sigma factor SigF, whose amino-acid sequence MPASSCRQVQGSTLELLQRYQQQPSLDLRNQLVNLNVGLVRREAYHWLQRSNESFDDLMQVGSMGLIRAIERFSPEKGYAFSSFAIPYIRGEIQHYLRDKGASMRIPRRWQALEAQSRRVIRQFHLDMGRVPNDNEIAAALEISVEEWQDVKMARCNQSLLSLDAPMQDEDLGSACLGDLLPDSKYRSFQLAQEDQMRLQQALQQLEHRTREVLEFVFLYDLTQKETAERMGISAVTVSRRVKQGLNHMRTLLANSDDEIA is encoded by the coding sequence ATGCCAGCTTCATCGTGTCGTCAGGTTCAAGGTAGTACCCTGGAACTCCTACAGCGGTACCAACAGCAACCCTCCCTAGACCTTCGGAATCAATTGGTCAACCTCAATGTGGGTCTTGTGCGTCGCGAAGCCTACCACTGGTTGCAGCGCTCCAATGAATCCTTTGACGACCTGATGCAGGTCGGCAGTATGGGCCTAATTCGGGCTATCGAGCGGTTCTCCCCCGAAAAGGGCTATGCCTTTAGCTCCTTCGCCATTCCCTACATCCGTGGCGAAATTCAGCACTACCTGCGCGATAAGGGGGCATCCATGCGGATTCCTCGCCGCTGGCAAGCCCTAGAAGCCCAGTCTCGCCGCGTCATCCGTCAGTTCCACCTAGATATGGGGCGGGTGCCCAACGACAACGAAATTGCTGCCGCCCTAGAGATTTCCGTGGAAGAATGGCAGGATGTCAAAATGGCTCGCTGCAACCAGTCTTTGCTAAGCCTAGATGCGCCCATGCAGGACGAAGATTTAGGATCGGCCTGTCTGGGAGATTTGCTGCCCGACAGCAAGTATCGCAGCTTCCAACTGGCCCAAGAAGATCAGATGCGGCTTCAGCAGGCGCTACAGCAATTAGAGCACCGTACCCGTGAGGTTCTAGAGTTTGTCTTCCTCTACGATCTGACACAAAAAGAAACTGCCGAACGCATGGGAATCAGCGCCGTAACCGTCTCCCGTCGGGTGAAGCAAGGGCTAAACCACATGCGGACACTGCTTGCAAATTCTGATGACGAAATCGCCTAA
- the msrP gene encoding protein-methionine-sulfoxide reductase catalytic subunit MsrP translates to MVFFHSKPNWQLSEQQVTAETAFWNRRRFMKTMMGAGVGIAVAPLAACQTTRTIDPKLERTLGRSLGTVPLNAAFADAGRLPTDQAYASSYNNYYEFGSTKGVWPNAQALPTDPWRLEVSGLVKNPQTYDLDDLTRRFPLEERIYRFRCVEAWAMVVPWIGFPMRYILEAAEPTSAAKFVRFTSYYDAQVCPGPAYGFALNLPWPYVEGLTVAEMANDLAFFAVGIYGRTLPKQHGAPIRMVVPWKYGFKGAKAIVKIEFVDQQPATYWNTIAPNEYGFEANVNPAVPHPRWSQATERLLGETTNLFNWETQPTVIYNGYGDYVANLYA, encoded by the coding sequence ATGGTTTTCTTTCACTCCAAACCTAATTGGCAACTTTCGGAGCAGCAGGTGACGGCGGAAACCGCCTTTTGGAACCGACGACGTTTCATGAAAACAATGATGGGGGCGGGAGTGGGGATCGCGGTGGCTCCCCTGGCGGCTTGTCAAACGACCCGTACCATCGATCCAAAGCTGGAGAGAACGCTGGGTCGATCCCTCGGAACGGTGCCGTTAAATGCTGCCTTTGCCGATGCGGGGCGGTTGCCGACGGATCAAGCCTACGCCAGCAGCTACAACAACTACTACGAGTTTGGCAGTACCAAGGGCGTTTGGCCCAACGCCCAGGCCCTGCCCACCGATCCCTGGCGGCTGGAGGTGTCGGGCTTGGTGAAAAATCCCCAGACCTACGACCTGGATGACCTCACCCGTCGGTTCCCCTTGGAAGAGCGGATTTATCGCTTTCGCTGCGTAGAAGCCTGGGCCATGGTGGTGCCCTGGATTGGCTTCCCCATGCGGTACATCCTGGAGGCTGCCGAGCCTACGTCAGCAGCTAAATTTGTCCGGTTTACCTCCTACTACGATGCCCAAGTGTGCCCTGGGCCTGCCTATGGCTTTGCCCTAAACCTGCCCTGGCCCTACGTTGAGGGGCTGACGGTGGCGGAAATGGCCAACGACCTCGCCTTCTTTGCGGTGGGCATCTATGGCCGCACCCTGCCCAAACAGCACGGAGCCCCGATTCGCATGGTGGTGCCCTGGAAGTACGGCTTTAAGGGGGCCAAGGCCATCGTCAAAATCGAGTTTGTCGATCAGCAGCCCGCCACCTACTGGAACACCATCGCCCCCAATGAGTACGGCTTTGAAGCCAACGTCAACCCAGCCGTCCCCCATCCCCGCTGGTCTCAGGCCACAGAGCGGCTGCTGGGGGAAACCACCAATCTCTTCAACTGGGAAACCCAGCCCACGGTGATCTACAACGGCTATGGCGACTACGTAGCCAACCTATACGCCTAG